A region of the Ochotona princeps isolate mOchPri1 chromosome 9, mOchPri1.hap1, whole genome shotgun sequence genome:
atgtGGTAATATTATCCTTAGAAAAAGCATCAACCTGAACGATATGACAAAGCTGGTTTGCAGGACAGGTGAAGGTATCTTGGGTTCGAACACGAGTGGAATTCACCCATCCCCATCTCCAGGTTAGGTGCTTGGCAATGGTAGAATTAGTCAGCGGGAATCCTGGGGTCCATGCCTCCATTGTCTGAAGAAACATCAGTCCGGTCAGCATCCACCACATCCACAGGTTCATCTTGCTCTGATTTTCTTATTGTTCGCGTTAAACGTTCTGGCACCCACACTGGTCCGTCCGAGtcctgcggaaaaacacaaactgcacctcgCATCCGTCGTAGGACAGGATGCGGGCCCTTCCATTGTTTTGTTAATACATCCTTCCACATCACCCAATCCTTACTAAAACCTGGGCCTGCTGCATGACGCTCAGCAGCAGAACGACCATCCAAATccaaattcaaaaaattaaaaatgtatgttactAGAGCCAATTGATGTTTAGGGCTTTTTGGGTATAAGGAGGCTCCAACCCCCCCTTTTGTTTTATTAACAGGGCCTTAATTACCGCATGAGCTCGTTCCACCACGGCTTGACCTGTAggattatatgggatgccagtagaaTGCTTAATTCCAAATTCAGAGCAAAACGTGCTAAATGCTTTAGCTGTGTAggcaggaccattatcagttttataaCACCGTGGAACGCCCCAGGCTGCAAAGGCCTGGAGACAATGAGAAATAACATCTTGAACTTTCTCTCCTGTATGAGCTGAGGCAAAAAGAACCCCAGAGCAAGTATCAATAGAAACATGGACAAAAGAAAGACGACCAAAACTAGGAACATGGGTAACATCCATCTGCCATACATGATTGGGCATAAGACCACGGGGATTAACCCCAGAATGAGGCTGAGAAAGAAAGGGGACACAATGTTGGCAATGTTTAATAATATTGCGGGCTGCATCTCGAGAAATGGGAAAACGTTTCACCAGGGTCTTGGCACTGACATGCCACCGCTGGTGAAAacgctctgcctcttcctccacgGAGAATGCCAGAAGAAATCTAGAAGCAAaatcagctctggcattgccATCAGCCAGGGGCCCGGGCAAATTGGAATGTGCCCGAATGAAGCCCACATAGAGGGGATTAGTCCGGGACAACAATAGTTGACGGACTAAAAACAGAGCTTCATGCACTGTGGATCGAGGCAAAATATACTCCACCATCTCAAGACTTCTAACAGCATTCACCACATATAAGCTATCGGAAAGAAGATTTAGGGGCTCGGGCACCAGCCGAAGGGCTAGGGCAACAGCAGCCAACTCCGCTGCTTGAggagaagaagaagcaaccgCAACAGGGAAAACTTGGGTATCTAAAAGAACTGCTCCAGTACCACCTTTAGCCCCATCTGTAAAGACGAGTCGTGCTTTCTCAATAGGCCTCTTTCTTACCACTCTAGGAGAACATAAAGGAACTTCTTTACAAAATTGTACCCAAGGATGGGCTGGATAATGTGTAtcaaaatataaggaaaaacagGACATCAGAATAGCCCAAACATCTATTGTTTGAGATAAATTGGCAATAATTTCTTTGGAATAAGGAGTGACACACAAAGTAGGATACATACCAAAAGCTTCTCGAGCTTTCTCTACAGCTTTAAGAATTACTTGACCCATAAGCTCTGGAAAAATAGCAAGGACCTTAGTGGGTTGTATAGGGAGATAAATCCACACCAATGGTCCTCCTTGCCATaacaaagcagctgggatgctcTCTGGAATCACTAAAACTGAAAGAGGTTGTGAAGGATCGCAACGCTCCACCTGAGCTTCCTGAAGCCGCCGCTGAACCAAATCAAGAGCAGCACGCCCTTCAGGAGTTAACGTGCGAGGGGAAGTTAAAGCAGGATCCCCATGAAGAATCTGAAACAGAggctccaagtctttgggagtCAAACGCAGATAGGGACGTATCCAGTTAATATGTCCCAATACctgctgaaaatcattaagagtcttCAAACCATCCACTCTGatattaacctgtaatggggcaaCCTGTCGGGCTGTCATTTGCAGCCCCAGATATTTCACACTAGTGCCCTCCTGAATCTTTTCAGGAGCAATATATAGTCCCCACTGCGCCAGTTCTTGTTTCAAACACACTAGAGCGGCTTGTACTtcactgctctgctttcctgccacaaggatatcatccatataatggtaTATGCAGAGCTGCGAGAACTTCTTTCGTACTGGGCACAGTGCTTGAGCTACATACAActggcacatagtaggactattcaTCATACCTTGCGGAAGCACAACCCATTGATACCTCTGATCAGGACCCTGATGATTAATAGAGGGCAAAGTGAAAGCAAAGCGTTCAGAATCCTGGGGGTGTAAAGGTATagagaaaaaacaatctttaatatCAATCACAACAAGATACCAATCTCTAGGCACTGCGGTGGCAAGAGGCACTCCAGGCTGTACTGCACCCATAGGCTGCATAGTTGCATTTATAGCACGAAGATCATGTAAAAATCGCCACTTCCCTGACTTCTTTCTAatgacaaaaataggtgtattccaaggggATACTGAAGGCACTATATGTCCTAGTGACAATTGCTCTGACACTAATGATTGGGCAGCCATTAACTTTTCAGAGGTCAGGGGCCACTgcgacacccatacgggatcatCTGATACCCATGTGATTTTTAGTGGCTGTCGTTGTCGTTGCGCAGTGGCCCCGGCTGAAAACCCAATCCTGTCCTTTCTGGATGTTGTTTAATTGGAATTGGCTCTATTCTCCCTTGTTCACTTTTGCCTAGACCTTTTCCTGAATAGCCCATATTCTCCATGATATTCCATGCCTGCTGGCTCCCGGCTTGATAGAACTCATTGCTAAGGCGAAGGCCCATAGCACTTAAGACCTCTCGACCCCATAGGGTCACGGGAATGGTGCAGACATAAGGCTGAAAAGAGCCCTTATGACCTTCACGGTCAGTCCAAGGAATGATGGAAGCACTCTGCTGTGGCTGGTCAGCTATTCCCAGCCCACGGAGGGTCTGACTAGATTGCCGTAAGGGCCAATCTTTAGGCCAATCAGCCTGCCGGATAATGCTGACATCGGCTCCAGTGTCCAGCAACCCTTCAAAGGGGATCCCCCGCAGCATGAGTGTTGCCAAAGGTCGATCCTTAAGGGAGACAGACAGGTTGACTAAAGCGTCACCTGAAGACCCAAAACCTCCATCACCTCGACTTGCACCGCGACTTCTCCAACGTGCATGGCAACTAGGAAGAACTAACAATTGGGCAATGCGCTCCCCTGGAGTAATAACTGTAATACCTCTAGGTGAAGAAAGCATAACTTTGACAATGCCTGTGAAGTCTGAATCTATTACTCCTGGGTGAACAACTAGACCTTGCATAATTTTTGAGCTCCGTCCAAACACTATTCCTACTGTACCATCAGGGAGAGGCCCTTGGAAATCTGTCTCCAGGGCTTGTGGGCCCATCTCTGGAGTCAGTACCAagtgggaggtggcacagaggtccagtcccgCGCTGCCAGGTGTGGCTCGGCGAATGACTCCTCCTTCTGTGCCTGTGGGTCCTGATGCACCCCGTAAGTTCTGTAGGGGCCCCGGGATGCTGGGCCCCAATGCCCGTTTTTTGGCCTGTAACTTCTGACCAGGGGGCGGCCAATCATATCGGACATTGACCTACATTCATGTGCCCAATGATTTCCCTTGCTACAACGTTGGCAAAGCCTAGGTCGCGAAGTCGGTCGAGCCGGCCCTCTCTGGCGACAATCCCTTCTAAAATGTCCCAACTTcccacatttaaaacaaatgtgagtACGACTTTCAGCCTGTCTTTCCTGTCGCATAGCATTCATGATGACTTTAGCCTGCTCTTTAGCCTGAATTACTCCTGCAGTAACTTGGTCATGCACATCCCTACAGAGTTTTATCCAAGTATCTAGTGGCTTATGCTTCCATGGGCGTATAGCCTCACGGCACCATCTATTTGCATTCTCATAGGCAAGTTGCTTTACCAGAGGCATGGCTTGTTCTACATCCGGGAATAATTTCCCTGCCACTTCCATGAGACGGCTCACAAAGTCTGCATAAGGCTCATTAGGTCCCTGAGTCACCTTTGCAATGGAATAACGCACATCACCCTTACTCTGTATTGCCTTCCAAGCTCCAGTGGCTACGTTAGCAACCTGTAAATACAATGGCTCAGGGTACTGAATCTGCTGTTGTTGGCCAGCATGAGCACCTTCCCCTAATAATGCCTCCTCATTCCATGTGGGGTTCCCAGCCTGAGCATTACGGCGGGCAATATCTATTGCTAGCTCTCGGCAAGCAGCTCTCCAAAGCAAGTATTGGCCTGGGGAGAGAGTGGCCTTGGCTACATTCCTCCAGTCCTCAGGAGTCAAAACATCAGCAGCCAACTGATCCAAAACAGCCATAGTGTAAGGCGCATGAACCCCATAAGAATCCACAGCAATCTTCAAATCTTTTATTAACTTGAAATTTAAGGGGTCATGCAAACGAACTGCAGGGTTCTGGGTCCTGTCCTCTCTAACAGGAAAAACTTGCTTGGCTCCAACAATATCATGCCATGACTGAACCTCCCTGGGCTGCGGCCTCACTGCCTCACTGGGCGCAGCCCACCCAGGGGGATCGGAGTG
Encoded here:
- the LOC131481185 gene encoding endogenous retrovirus group K member 24 Gag polyprotein-like; the protein is MIAVKATIFLKFAAKTKILLKLAVKRRSFQGPFKVAISDGMGNLQSSVKMQNLLQRLLKKNGTPVKAKTVLSFLQTVQQHAPWFLEEGMLNVPQWEQLGRDLSKADQLKPLPPGTVGFWSLIKSCLVDKTDKFKELLQEGEAALRELQEEASQPSSVGERAEPGSSQDSEEEHSGEELDAVTKGTEKLALKPPRKARWTPVPPPREPLVAPSAPPWPHSDPPGWAAPSEAVRPQPREVQSWHDIVGAKQVFPVREDRTQNPAVRLHDPLNFKLIKDLKIAVDSYGVHAPYTMAVLDQLAADVLTPEDWRNVAKATLSPGQYLLWRAACRELAIDIARRNAQAGNPTWNEEALLGEGAHAGQQQQIQYPEPLYLQVANVATGAWKAIQSKGDVRYSIAKVTQGPNEPYADFVSRLMEVAGKLFPDVEQAMPLVKQLAYENANRWCREAIRPWKHKPLDTWIKLCRDVHDQVTAGVIQAKEQAKVIMNAMRQERQAESRTHICFKCGKLGHFRRDCRQRGPARPTSRPRLCQRCSKGNHWAHECRSMSDMIGRPLVRSYRPKNGHWGPASRGPYRTYGVHQDPQAQKEESFAEPHLAARDWTSVPPPTWY